Proteins encoded in a region of the Lycorma delicatula isolate Av1 chromosome 6, ASM4794821v1, whole genome shotgun sequence genome:
- the mRpL44 gene encoding mitochondrial ribosomal protein L44, protein MSVTLSHTCLRALQYTRSNFVQYRGFKRWLAPTLKLLKHKKDKMGPEPPIHRSALVEWNYNAELFAFSSRLSEDFDSSLLQQAFTTREYVINEIEKQRSVGIEDPQLKLIDNREMITSGEKIINAYLPRYLRLVFPKLPEEGIYAIQLHLTSEEILSYIGSNIGIGDLILTPEIPPTQSTLAKVFKAVIASLAESSGLDRANLFVRDFIMTQLIGKNINDLWEIDDPLKLLSDILERDGRKSFEPRLIGEAGRNTILAAYQVGLYVDKKLIGIGFGESIAAAKEMAARDVLQRLFETTETMRPIPFDLQICSDSSEPFANLSVHDWCEKNIKKLVKDI, encoded by the coding sequence ATGTCTGTGACGTTAAGTCATACCTGCCTAAGAGCATTACAATATACGCGTAGTAATTTTGTGCAGTATAGAGGATTTAAAAGATGGTTAGCACCTACGTTAAAACTATTGAAGCATAAAAAGGACAAAATGGGCCCCGAACCACCCATTCATAGGTCAGCTTTGGTGGAATGGAATTACAATGCAGAATTATTTGCCTTTAGTAGTAGGTTAAGTGAAGATTTCGATTCTAGTTTATTACAGCAAGCGTTTACCACACGTgaatatgttattaatgaaattgagAAACAAAGGTCGGTTGGTATTGAGGATCCACAACTGAAGTTGATTGATAATAGAGAAATGATTACATCcggtgaaaaaattataaatgcttaTCTTCCGAGGTATCTTCGTTTAGTTTTTCCAAAGTTACCAGAAGAAGGTATATATGCCATTCAACTGCATTTAACTTCAGAAGAGATTCTATCTTACATTGGGTCTAATATTGGTATAGGCGATTTGATTTTAACTCCTGAAATACCTCCAACGCAGTCGACGTTAGCAAAAGTCTTCAAAGCTGTAATTGCATCACTAGCAGAAAGTTCTGGCTTGGACAGAGCTAATTTGTTTGTCCGTGATTTTATCATGACCCAGttaattggtaaaaatattaacGATCTGTGGGAAATTGATGATCCTTTAAAACTATTGTCTGATATTTTGGAACGGGATGGAAGAAAATCTTTTGAACCACGATTAATTGGAGAAGCAGGTCGAAATACTATTTTAGCTGCTTATCAAGTTGGTTTATACGTAGATAAAAAACTTATTGGGATTGGGTTTGGTGAAAGTATTGCAGCTGCAAAGGAGATGGCAGCAAGAGATGTTTTACAGCGGCTATTTGAAACAACAGAAACAATGAGACCTATTCCCTTTGATTTACAGATTTGCTCAGATTCATCAGAACCATTTGCCAATTTAAGTGTACATGACTGGtgtgaaaaaaacattaaaaaacttgtcaaggatatataa